The following are encoded in a window of Congzhengia minquanensis genomic DNA:
- a CDS encoding phage holin family protein produces the protein MFDVLNELICPELLVLVPVLYLIGFALKKSAFKDKHIPWLLGVVGILLSTVYLIANSEVVGWRDVLAVLFAGITQGVLVAGASVYVNQLAKQKGEKE, from the coding sequence ATGTTTGATGTTTTGAATGAACTGATATGTCCGGAATTGCTTGTGCTGGTTCCGGTATTGTACTTAATTGGTTTTGCGCTGAAAAAGAGCGCGTTTAAGGACAAGCATATTCCTTGGCTGCTGGGCGTAGTTGGCATACTGTTGAGCACGGTATATTTAATCGCCAATTCGGAGGTTGTTGGGTGGCGAGATGTGTTGGCTGTGTTATTCGCGGGAATTACCCAGGGGGTATTGGTGGCTGGGGCCAGTGTGTATGTGAATCAGCTGGCGAAGCAAAAAGGGGAAAAGGAATAA